The bacterium DNA window GATGCGCCCGTGTCGATCTAGCAGCACCACTCGGGCTGCGGGGCGACGCAGCGTCCAGGCCATGGGCGCCGACCCTACCTGCCGGGCCTACGAGGACCGCAGCGCAGCCGAATCAACCCTTGTATAGCTTGCCGCGGGCAAACGCCGGTACAGTCCCGCTCGATATACCACTAGCCAAGGGTTGCTAAAGATGGAATTCGGATATTTCGCCCAATGCTTCGTGCCCGACTTCGGCTACGAGGGCAATCCCGACTGGGAGGCCCAGCGCATCCGCGACAACTTGGAGATCTCCCAGCTGTGCGACCGGCACGGGTTCAAGTACATCTGGTCGTCTGAGCACCACTTCTTGCGGGAGTACTCCCACATGTCCTGCCCTGAGGTGTTTCTGTCGGCAGTGGCGTCCACCACCGAAAACGTGCATCTGGGCTCGGCCATCTTCAACATCACCGCCCCGGTGAACCATCCCGCACGGTCGGCGGAGCGGGCCGCCATGATCGATGTGCTGTCCAACGGCCGCTTCGAGCTGGGCACCGGCCGGGGCTCCTCATCCACCGAGGTCATGGGATTCGGCATGCCGGGCACCCCCCGCGACCCGGAGACCGGTCTGGCCGACACCGAGGTAACCCGCGGCCTGTGGGACGAGGCCATCCGCCAGATCCCCCACATGTGGCGCGAGGGCCCCTACAGCTACGAAGGCGACAGCTTCTCGATGCCGGCCCGGGAGATCTTCCCCAAACCGGTTACCAAGCCCCATCCCCCGCTGTGGGTGGCGTGCGGCAGCCCGGGCACCTTTGAGAAGGCCGGCAAGCTGGGCATCGGGGTGCTGTGCTTCACCATCGGCACCCCCGACGAGATCGCCCCGCTGATCGAGATCTACAAGAACGAGGTGGCCAGCTGCAAGAACCCGGTGGGCGACTTCGTCCATGACAACGTCATGTGCGTGGGATTCGGCATCTGCCTGGACGACCGGGAGATGGCCATCGACCTGGCCACCCGCAGCCACATGTACTACTACCAGTGCCTCGTGTACCGCTGGCTGGACACCTTCCCCAAGCCCGACGGCATTCCCGAATGGCCCGCGGTCATCCCCGAGCCGAGCCACGACGATGTGAAGATGGCCATCGAGGGCGGGTCGCTGTGCGTGGGGAACGCCGAAGACTGCATCCACGTCTCCCGCCAGTACGAGCGGGTGGGCGCCGACCAGTACGTGATCAGCCCGCTCACCTCGACATTGCCCATGGACGTGGTGCGCGAGACCATCGTGAACTTCGGCAAGCACGTCATCCCGGTGATCGACACCGACCCTGTGCACCGTTCCACCCGCCAGCGCGAGGCTGCCCTGGCGTCGCAATAGTGCGTCTGATCAATTGTCGAAAGTCATTGAAAACTCCATCCAAAATTCTTTGATGGGCCTAGTCAGGCCGCGATTCAGCCGCTAGCGTCTTACCCATCCCTTGAGTCCAACGTTGGGAGCAATCACATGCAAAAGTCCGTTTACCGCTTGCTGGCCCTACTCGGGTTGGTGCTGGCCTTCTCGCTGATTGCCGCGTCGTGCGGCAACGACGATGACGACGGCGCCGCCCCTGCCCCAGAGCCGGCGGCCACCGAAGCAGCCACACAGGCGCCAGAGGCAACACCCGAGGAAACAGTTGAGGTTGTTCCCTCTCAAGACGGTGGAACCTTGCAGGCTGTGCTGGATCGCGGCCATGTGCTGTGCGGCTCCCGCGACGACGTCCCCGGTTTCGCGCTGTTGAATGCGGACGGCGAGTACGAGGGCTTCGACATCGACATGTGCCGGGTGGTGGCAGCCGCCATCTTCGGCGATGCCGATGCCGTTGAGATCGTGCCCGTTACCAGTGCCGAGCGCTTTACTGCGCTGGCATCAGGCCAGTTCGAGGTGATGAACCGAAACACCACCTGGACCGCCACCCGCGACGGTACGGAAGGCGCCGAATTCCTGTTCACGACTTACTACGACGGCCAGGGCCTCATGGTGCCGGCTTCCACTGGGTTCACCACCCTGGAAGACTTGGAAGACGCCAACATCTGTGTGAGCACCGGTACCACCACCGAACTGAACCTCACCGCGGTATTCGCTGCCCGGGGTATCCGGTTCAACCCGGTCACCTTCGAGGGCTTCGACACCCTGGTACCGGCCTACGAAGAGGGCCAGTGCGAGGCGATGACTGCTGACAGCAGCGTTCTCGGCGTCTACAAGTTTGAGATTGAGGGGAAGGGCGGACCTGACCAGCACATCTTGACCGAGATCATCTCGAAGGAGCCCCTCGGCACCGTGGTGCGCGACGGCGACTCCCAGTGGGCACAGGTCGTGAACTGGGCCACCATGGCCACCGTGCAGGCCTGGGAGTTCGGACTCGACTCCAGCAACATCGGCAGCTACGACGGCAACGATCCCAACATCCTGAATTTCTTGGGCCGCGACGGCTTCGATCCCGGCCTCGGCCTTCCCACTGACTTCGCCGTCAATGTGGTGGAGCAGGTCGGCAACTACGAGGAGATCTTCAACCGCTATCCGCAGTTGGGAGTCCTCGCCGGCAGCGTCAACGACCTCTGGTCTAATGGCGGGCTCATGTACGTCCCGCCCTACCGCTAGGGAAAATCCCGCTCGTCTCGTGACGAGCAGATACTGAAACGATGAGCGGCCCACCGGTCACAGACCGGTGGGCCGCTCTCGTCTAAAGTTCAAGGTCACACTGCTATGAGCAGCACGGCTGATTTCGCCAGCACACAAGCTGATCTCACCGCAGTACCCTCCGCGCCCCGTAACCGCAGGGTGCTGGCGCTGGTGGCCGACCTGCTGATTCTGGCATTGGTTGGAGTCATCTCCGTGTGGCAGTTCGGGCTACGGCTGCTCAACGACTACAGCGATA harbors:
- a CDS encoding LLM class flavin-dependent oxidoreductase is translated as MEFGYFAQCFVPDFGYEGNPDWEAQRIRDNLEISQLCDRHGFKYIWSSEHHFLREYSHMSCPEVFLSAVASTTENVHLGSAIFNITAPVNHPARSAERAAMIDVLSNGRFELGTGRGSSSTEVMGFGMPGTPRDPETGLADTEVTRGLWDEAIRQIPHMWREGPYSYEGDSFSMPAREIFPKPVTKPHPPLWVACGSPGTFEKAGKLGIGVLCFTIGTPDEIAPLIEIYKNEVASCKNPVGDFVHDNVMCVGFGICLDDREMAIDLATRSHMYYYQCLVYRWLDTFPKPDGIPEWPAVIPEPSHDDVKMAIEGGSLCVGNAEDCIHVSRQYERVGADQYVISPLTSTLPMDVVRETIVNFGKHVIPVIDTDPVHRSTRQREAALASQ
- a CDS encoding amino acid ABC transporter substrate-binding protein, translating into MQKSVYRLLALLGLVLAFSLIAASCGNDDDDGAAPAPEPAATEAATQAPEATPEETVEVVPSQDGGTLQAVLDRGHVLCGSRDDVPGFALLNADGEYEGFDIDMCRVVAAAIFGDADAVEIVPVTSAERFTALASGQFEVMNRNTTWTATRDGTEGAEFLFTTYYDGQGLMVPASTGFTTLEDLEDANICVSTGTTTELNLTAVFAARGIRFNPVTFEGFDTLVPAYEEGQCEAMTADSSVLGVYKFEIEGKGGPDQHILTEIISKEPLGTVVRDGDSQWAQVVNWATMATVQAWEFGLDSSNIGSYDGNDPNILNFLGRDGFDPGLGLPTDFAVNVVEQVGNYEEIFNRYPQLGVLAGSVNDLWSNGGLMYVPPYR